The Coffea arabica cultivar ET-39 chromosome 9e, Coffea Arabica ET-39 HiFi, whole genome shotgun sequence genome has a window encoding:
- the LOC113709665 gene encoding putative receptor-like protein kinase At3g47110, whose translation MSNKLSNLKFLSLQQNHLTGIIPTSISNASKLVALSLHDNELTGSIPNSLGSLGKLELLNLDFNRLSGESSSPELSFLTFLTSCRSLKYLVVGYNPLNGFLPASFSNHSTSLVYFTVSNCKIKGNIPTGIGNLSSLLHLDFSGNELVGSIPKSFNRLKNLQVFYLGINQIRDVLNIFCELHSLGLLQLSQNQFFGGIPECLGNMINLTQIFLDSNNLTSMIPANLLSMKNLQVLNLSLNFLSGSLPLEIGNLKAAYNLDLSINQLSNIIPTTIGELQALQNFSLAKNNLRGSIPESVSNMVSLEFLDLSHNNLSGVIPKSMEALKNLKECNVSFNRLSGEIPQGGPFRNFTGQFFINNEALCGDSRLNVPPCQRNSTRRSTKRKVLLLVISLSGIAAILIIAIGAILTLRRLKKRKGLGGTELMLVAKYERFSYYDLLQSTDNYNESNLLGEGSFGSVYKGILSDGIVVAVKVFNLQVEGASTSFDRECEILKSLRHRNLTKVLGNCSNPDFKALVLKYMPNGNLEKWLYSHNHFLDLFQRVNIMIDVACALEYLHYSYYTPVVHCDLKPSNILLDEDMVASVSDFGITKMFGEGESILHTVTLATLGYIAPEYGSEGLVSRRIDVYSFGIVLMETFSRVKPSDEMFSSDLSLKSWVEDSLPNALQVIDANLIRPEDEHFTGKLKCVILILKLALNCCRESPGERMNMKDVLAELKNIKRQLLMTQTVRPRVDQIRFLPHQTDIAV comes from the exons ATGAGCAATAAGCTGAGCAATCTGAAGTTTCTTTCTCTCCAACAGAATCACTTGACTGGAATTATACCTACCTCCATCTCAAATGCTTCAAAGCTCGTTGCTTTGTCGCTTCATGATAATGAGCTCACCGGTTCAATCCCCAACTCTTTAGGAAGTCTAGGAAAGCTAGAATTGCTAAACTTGGATTTCAACAGGCTGTCAGGTGAATCCTCATCTCCAGAATTAAGCTTTCTCACTTTCTTGACGAGTTGCAGATCCTTGAAATATTTAGTAGTGGGATACAATCCTCTGAATGGTTTCCTTCCAGCTTCCTTCTCTAACCATTCAACCTCTCTTGTATACTTTACTGTAAGCAATTGTAAAATCAAAGGAAACATCCCAACTGGAATCGGCAATTTGAGCAGTTTACTGCATCTAGATTTTTCAGGTAATGAATTGGTTGGATCTATCCCCAAAAGTTTCAATAGGTTGAAAAATCTTCAGGTGTTCTACTTGGGCATCAATCAAATAAGGGATGTCTTGAATATTTTCTGTGAACTACATAGCTTGGGGTTGTTACAGTTGAGCCAAAATCAATTTTTTGGTGGGATTCCAGAATGCTTAGGAAATATGATAAATTTGACTCAGATTTTTTTGGATTCCAACAACTTGACTTCTATGATACCTGCCAACCTATTGAGCATGAAAAATCTCCAAGTTCTCAACCTTTCATTAAATTTCTTGAGTGGTTCGCTACCTCTAGAGATCGGGAACCTCAAAGCGGCATACAATTTGGATCTCTCAATTAATCAATTGTCAAACATTATTCCTACTACTATTGGAGAGCTGCAAGCTTTACAGAATTTTTCATTGGCAAAAAATAATCTGCGGGGCTCTATACCAGAATCAGTTAGCAATATGGTCAGCTTGGAATTCTTGGACCTTTCCCACAATAATCTCTCTGGTGTGATACCCAAGTCAATGGAGGCACTCAAAAATCTTAAGGAATGCAATGTTTCTTTTAATAGATTAAGCGGCGAAATTCCTCAAGGTGGTCCCTTCAGAAACTTTACAGGTCAATTTTTCATTAACAATGAAGCACTCTGTGGTGACTCAAGGCTTAATGTTCCACCATGTCAGCGTAATTCAACTAGAAGGTCAACTAAAAGGAAGGTGCTTCTACTTGTCATTAGTCTGTCAGGAATTGCAGCAATACTGATAATAGCAATTGGAGCAATATTGACTCTAAGGAGGCTGAAGAAACGAAAAGGTTTAGGTGGAACAGAGTTGATGTTAGTGGCAAAATATGAAAGATTTTCATACTATGACCTTTTGCAGTCAACTGATAACTACAATGAAAGCAATTTGCTTGGAGAAGGGAGCTTTGGTTCTGTTTACAAAGGGATCCTAAGTGATGGCATTGTTGTGGCTGTCAAGGTATTCAACTTGCAAGTGGAAGGTGCATCAACAAGTTTTGATAGAGAATGTGAGATACTAAAGAGTTTACGCCATCGAAATCTTACAAAGGTGCTCGGCAACTGCTCCAACCCTGATTTTAAAGCCTTGGTACTCAAATACATGCCAAATGGGAATCTTGAGAAGTGGTTGTACTCCCACAACCATTTTTTAGATCTGTTTCAAAGAGTAAACATAATGATTGATGTTGCTTGTGCATTAGAATATCTCCATTATAGTTATTATACTCCCGTGGTACATTGTGACCTGAAGCCTAGTAACATCTTGCTTGATGAAGATATGGTTGCTTCTGTAAGTGACTTCGGTATCACAAAAATGTTTGGCGAAGGAGAAAGTATATTGCATACCGTCACCCTGGCAACACTGGGATACATTGCACCAG AGTATGGATCCGAGGGATTAGTTTCGAGAAGAATCGATGTTTATAGTTTCGGAATAGTTCTGATGGAAACTTTTTCGAGAGTGAAGCCTAGCGATGAAATGTTTTCAAGTGATTTGAGCCTTAAAAGCTGGGTAGAAGATTCTCTTCCTAATGCACTTCAGGTCATTGACGCAAACTTAATAAGGCCAGAGGATGAACATTTCACTGGCAAGCTGAAGTGTGTTATATTGATTCTGAAATTGGCTTTGAACTGCTGTAGAGAATCTCCAGGAGAAAGGATGAACATGAAAGATGTTTTAGCAGAATTGAAGAATATTAAGCGCCAGCTTCTTATGACA CAAACTGTCAGACCTCGAGTGGACCAGATACGTTTTTTACCACATCAAACAGATATTGCTGTATAG
- the LOC113709293 gene encoding non-histone chromosomal protein 6A isoform X2 — protein sequence MAKGRASSTSQNSASASASAATAKTTDGRMVLRVRTSQQMKNPAGNKSKMTPKKKKKSSKIDAFKPKKPPTAFFYFLEDFRKEFQEKNPDIKTMRDIGKACGERWKTMTYEIKKEEESHYPSRMISIRWTL from the exons ATGGCGAAGGGAAGAGCTTCTTCAACCTCTCAAAATTCTGCTTCTGCCTCTGCTTCAGCAGCTACTGCCAAAACAACAGATGG GAGAATGGTTTTGAGGGTGAGAACATCACAGCAAATGAAAAACCCTGCTGGAAACAAGTCGAAAATGAcaccaaagaagaagaagaagagttccAAAATTGATGCCTTTAAGCCCAAGAAGCCCCCTACTGCTTTCTTCTACTTCTT GGAGGATTTTCGCAAGGAATTTCAAGAGAAGAATCCTGATATCAAAACTATGCGTGAT ATTGGCAAGGCATGTGGAGAGAGGTGGAAAACAATGACATATGAG atcaaaaaagaagaagaaagccatTATCCTTCTAGAATGATCTCCATCAGATGGACTCTATAG
- the LOC113709293 gene encoding high mobility group B protein 14 isoform X1, which produces MAKGRASSTSQNSASASASAATAKTTDGRMVLRVRTSQQMKNPAGNKSKMTPKKKKKSSKIDAFKPKKPPTAFFYFLEDFRKEFQEKNPDIKTMRDIGKACGERWKTMTYEEKVQYYDIATEKRAEFDRAMAEYMKRKERGEYQDYEDDSDFDN; this is translated from the exons ATGGCGAAGGGAAGAGCTTCTTCAACCTCTCAAAATTCTGCTTCTGCCTCTGCTTCAGCAGCTACTGCCAAAACAACAGATGG GAGAATGGTTTTGAGGGTGAGAACATCACAGCAAATGAAAAACCCTGCTGGAAACAAGTCGAAAATGAcaccaaagaagaagaagaagagttccAAAATTGATGCCTTTAAGCCCAAGAAGCCCCCTACTGCTTTCTTCTACTTCTT GGAGGATTTTCGCAAGGAATTTCAAGAGAAGAATCCTGATATCAAAACTATGCGTGAT ATTGGCAAGGCATGTGGAGAGAGGTGGAAAACAATGACATATGAG GAAAAGGTTCAATATTATGATATAGCCACAGAGAAACGAGCAGAGTTTGACAGAGCAATGGCAGAATATATGAAACGAAAG GAAAGAGGGGAGTATCAGGATTATGAAGATGATTCTGACTTTGATAATTAG